In Balnearium lithotrophicum, the following proteins share a genomic window:
- a CDS encoding helix-turn-helix domain-containing protein, giving the protein MKKRWLTTKEAEKYSNLCFKTLKKRYLEGLISAKKIGNKWLWDRESIDAFLGEDSLKEELLLHEVK; this is encoded by the coding sequence ATGAAAAAACGTTGGCTAACTACGAAAGAAGCTGAAAAATACAGCAATCTTTGTTTTAAAACCCTCAAAAAGCGTTATCTCGAAGGTCTCATTTCAGCCAAAAAGATTGGCAACAAGTGGCTCTGGGACAGGGAAAGTATAGACGCTTTCTTAGGAGAAGATTCATTAAAAGAGGAACTTCTCTTGCATGAGGTCAAATAA